In Drosophila innubila isolate TH190305 chromosome 2R unlocalized genomic scaffold, UK_Dinn_1.0 1_C_2R, whole genome shotgun sequence, the following are encoded in one genomic region:
- the LOC117785206 gene encoding uncharacterized protein LOC117785206 gives MATSTLYVAGVTCLGFVCFALASVAIGIPIWGYYDSPSGGYDYDRGYFGPFKVCKQLTYNREKCGNDVSKFRLSNAVFVSGLLAVGSSALLGIFCILSVIQHAMISSREKVVMSYTSLVIVKLILALLGGLLAIIATVLFALQIDEQERFGFKISRGISFYIQIVVIVLSIGLFVAALYDVIFSRGSGGDPTMALDASSPASATTFNNPGFKEPRSRNGVSVTDASGKPYSGIRNGAGTAGSVASMSTTVTSVSNGSTLDSVTRSPLRSSLKKPRPRPDPTLGIQNPGYSGSGSSPPMRRNGSVKKVRIQTHSTEV, from the exons ATGGCAACGTCGACACTGTATGTTGCTGGGGTGACCTGTTTGGGTTTCGTGTGCTTTGCTTTGGCATCCGTCGCCATTGGCATACCCATTTGGGGTTATTACGATAGTCCATCAG GTGGCTATGACTACGATCGCGGCTACTTTGGGCCCTTCAAAGTGTGCAAGCAATTGACTTATAATCGTGAAAAATGCGGCAACGATGTCTCCAAGTTCAGGCTGAGCA ATGCAGTATTTGTCAGCGGTCTTTTGGCGGTTGGCAGTTCAGCTCTGCTGGGCATCTTCTGCATATTGTCGGTCATCCAACACGCGATGATATCGTCACGGGAGAAGGTTGTCATGTCCTACACATCACTGGTCATTGTCAAACTCATTCTAGCCCTGCTGGGTG GTTTGTTGGCCATAATAGCCACAGTGCTGTTCGCGTTGCAAATTGATGAACAGGAGCGCTTCGGTTTCAAAATATCGCGTGGCATTTCCTTCTATATACAG ATAGTTGTGATTGTCTTATCGATTGGTCTGTTTGTGGCCGCCCTGTATGACGTCATCTTCTCACGTGGCTCTGGAGGCGATCCCACAATGGCGCTGGACGCTTCATCGCCGGCAAGTGCAACCACGTTTAATAATCCAGGATTTAAGGAGCCTCGAAGTCGCAACGGCGTCTCGGTCACAGACGCCTCTGGAAAGCCGTACAGCGGTATACGAAACGGAGCTGGAACTGCCGGAAGTGTGGCTTCCATGAGTACCACTGTGACCAGTGTCTCGAATGGATCCACCTTGGACTCGGTGACACGTTCCCCGCTGCGTTCCAGTCTGAAGAAACCACGACCCAGGCCCGATCCTACGCTGGGTATTCAGAATCCAGGCTATTCAGGCTCGGGCAGCTCTCCACCCATGCGTCGCAATGGGAGTGTGAAGAAGGTGCGCATTCAAACGCACAGCACAGAGGTCTAG
- the LOC117784511 gene encoding uncharacterized protein LOC117784511 has protein sequence MKSKTIHKFWTLSALLLMLFAFVSVRSQPLSPPDDAFRQRPILLIENNASPEDAKNYQITIEKDAKPGEPCLTISWKTNPDGSGPADPKIYMVNGYFKIKPYSPTKT, from the exons atgaaatcaaaaacaattcacAAGTTTTGGACGTTGTCGGCGTTGCTGTTAAtgctgtttgcttttgtgtCCGTTCGGAGTCAGCCCT TGTCGCCTCCGGATGACGCTTTCAGGCAACGACCCATTCTATTAATCGAAAACAATGCGAGCCCCGAGGATGCTAAGAATTATCAGATTACAATTGAAAAAGATGCCAAGCCGGGCGAGCCCTGTCTGACCATTAGTTGGAAAACCAATCCGGATGGCAGTGGTCCAGCTGACCCCAAAATTTATATGGTCAACGGTTACTTTAAGATTAAGCCATACTCCCCAACCAAGACTTAA